In a genomic window of Halobiforma lacisalsi AJ5:
- a CDS encoding alpha-hydroxy-acid oxidizing protein, which yields MSDENESGRSPSYGRERLVDVYTQGMLADRRPALPPRFEDLEAAAEDALEPEAFAYVAGSAGAERTERENREAFSRWRIVPRMLRDVADRDLSVELFGERYPAPVGLAPIGVQSILHEAGELASARAAADLGLPFVASSAATEPMEEVADAVGDGPAWFQLYWSSNRDLTRSFVERAEAAGYGALVVTVDTPVISWRERDVEQAYLPFLDAEGVGNYFTDPVFEDLVGGDPAENEDAAVMQFVDVFGDASLTWDDLEWLAGLTDLPILVKGIVHHEDAVLALESGADGVIVSNHGGRQVDNALPAIEALPRVVDHLEREGYGDAPVLFDSGIRRGADAVVALALGAEMVFLGRPYAYGLAIDGEDGVAEVCRNFLGDLDLTMGLSGREAIAELDRSLLVER from the coding sequence ATGTCCGACGAGAACGAGTCCGGTCGCTCCCCGTCGTACGGGCGTGAGCGGCTGGTAGACGTCTACACCCAGGGGATGCTCGCCGACCGACGGCCCGCGCTGCCGCCGCGCTTCGAGGACCTCGAGGCCGCAGCCGAAGACGCCCTCGAGCCCGAGGCGTTCGCGTACGTCGCGGGGAGCGCGGGCGCGGAACGCACCGAACGGGAGAACCGCGAGGCGTTTTCGCGGTGGCGGATCGTCCCGCGAATGCTGCGGGACGTCGCGGATCGGGATCTCTCGGTCGAGTTGTTCGGCGAGCGCTACCCCGCGCCGGTCGGGCTCGCGCCGATCGGCGTCCAGTCGATCCTCCACGAGGCGGGCGAACTCGCGTCGGCGCGGGCGGCCGCCGACCTCGGGCTCCCGTTCGTCGCGAGTTCGGCCGCGACGGAGCCGATGGAGGAAGTAGCCGACGCCGTCGGCGACGGGCCGGCCTGGTTCCAGCTATACTGGAGTTCGAATCGCGACCTGACCCGGAGTTTCGTCGAGCGCGCCGAGGCGGCGGGGTACGGGGCCCTGGTCGTCACCGTCGACACGCCCGTGATCAGCTGGCGGGAACGCGACGTCGAGCAGGCGTACCTCCCCTTCCTCGACGCGGAGGGGGTCGGCAACTACTTCACCGATCCCGTCTTCGAGGACCTGGTCGGCGGCGACCCAGCGGAGAACGAGGACGCCGCCGTCATGCAGTTCGTCGACGTCTTCGGCGACGCCTCGCTGACGTGGGACGACCTCGAGTGGCTCGCCGGCCTGACCGACCTGCCGATCCTCGTGAAGGGGATCGTCCACCACGAAGACGCCGTCCTGGCGCTCGAGTCGGGCGCGGACGGCGTGATCGTCTCGAACCACGGCGGCCGCCAGGTCGACAACGCGCTCCCGGCGATCGAGGCGCTGCCACGGGTGGTCGATCACCTCGAGCGGGAAGGGTACGGCGACGCGCCGGTCCTGTTCGACAGCGGGATCCGTCGGGGCGCGGACGCGGTCGTCGCGCTCGCGCTGGGCGCCGAGATGGTGTTTCTCGGCCGGCCCTACGCCTACGGGCTCGCGATCGACGGGGAGGACGGCGTCGCGGAGGTCTGTCGGAACTTCCTCGGGGACCTCGATCTGACGATGGGGCTTTCGGGACGCGAGGCGATCGCGGAACTGGACCGGTCGCTGCTGGTCGAGCGGTGA